A region from the Sander vitreus isolate 19-12246 chromosome 1, sanVit1, whole genome shotgun sequence genome encodes:
- the dpep1 gene encoding dipeptidase 1, with amino-acid sequence MLSKVVSAAYLALWISYCAVTSAVDPYMTRALQLMSETPLIDGHNDLPWQLRKQFNNELNKVDLYMLKTTHTNIPKIKEGRLGAQFWSAYVPCETQYKDAVRQTLEQIDVIHRMCEKYPETFMFATSSQDIIEAFNMNKTASLIGVEGGHSLDSSLGTLRTMYQLGVRYLTLTHSCNTPWADNWLVDTGSEPSQHNGLSPFGKQLIVEMNRLGMLIDLAHVTVAVMNQVLNMSKAPVIFSHSSAYSVCPHKRNVPDDVLKRVKTTGGIVMVNFYNDYVTCSSTATVSDVADHFDHIKKVAGAGIVGFGGDYDGVTRLPEGLEDVSKVPKVVAELLRRGWTDQEVKAALGDNLLRVLREAEKVRDSLNGTSSDDVPIPYDEVKNSCRTSYGYRNAGTVHPLSTLVLLLTLTLFKLTAL; translated from the exons ATGCTGTCCAAGGTTGTCTCAGCTGCATATTTGGCACTGTGGATCAGTTATTGTGCTGTCACCTCGGCTGTGGATCCGTACATGACCAGAGCTTTGCAGCTGATGTCTGAGACCCCGCTCATTGACGG CCATAATGACCTGCCTTGGCAGCTTCGGAAGCAATTCAACAATGAGCTTAACAAAGTGGATCTTTACATGCTGAAAACAACACACACCAACATCCCTAAGATTAAGGAGGGACGGCTGGGTGCGCAG tTTTGGTCGGCCTATGTTCCCTGTGAGACTCAGTATAAAGATGCTGTCAGACAAACACTGGAGCAGATAGATGTCATTCACAGGATGTGTGAAAAATACCCAGAAACCTTTATGTTTGCTACCAGTAGCCAAG ACATCATTGAGGCTTTCAACATGAACAAGACAGCCAGTCTGATTGGGGTGGAGGGGGGCCACTCCCTCGACAGCAGTCTGGGCACCCTGCGCACCATGTACCAGCTGGGGGTCCGCTACcttacactcacacactcctGCAACACACCCTG gGCGGATAACTGGCTTGTTGACACTGGATCAGAGCCATCTCAACATAATGGCCTGTCTCCATTTGGCAAG CAACTAATAGTGGAAATGAACCGTCTGGGGATGCTGATCGACCTGGCTCATGTGACTGTAGCAGTGATGAACCAGGTGCTGAACATGTCTAAAGCTCCGGTCATCTTCAGCCACTCCTCTGCCTACAGCGTCTGTCCACACAAGAGGAATGTCCCAGATGATGTTCTCAAGAGagtg AAAACTACCGGAGGAATTGTCATGGTGAACTTCTACAACGACTATGTGACCTGCAGCAGTACTGCTACAGTCTCAGATGTTGCTG ATCACTTTGACCATATCAAGAAAGTGGCCGGGGCGGGCATCGTTGGTTTTGGTGGAGATTACGACGGGGTTACAAG ACTACCAGAGGGTCTGGAGGACGTGTCCAAGGTGCCCAAAGTGGTGGCTGAACTGCTGAGGAGAGGATGGACTGATCAGGAGGTCAAAGCTGCTCTGGGAGACAACCTGCTCCGAGTCCTAAGAGAGGCTGAgaag GTCCGTGACAGTCTGAATGGCACGAGTTCAGATGATGTTCCTATTCCATATGATGAGGTGAAGAACTCGTGTAGGACGAGCTATGGTTACCGCAACGCTGGAACCGTCCACCCACTCAGCACACTCGTCCTTCTGCTCACACTGACTCTTTTCAAATTAACAGCTTTATAA